The following are from one region of the Methanothermobacter sp. genome:
- the heR gene encoding heliorhodopsin HeR → MDNVERLKMIEKSPISFEGLRKLNIAAGTLHLLQGLLMVALGYLLTWDRDIYTFYLKFKVISLNPPSFQVLPNPEVAFTVSYLGVILASFLLISAVAHFTIAFLRNESYVENLRRGMNPYRWYEYAFSSSIMIVILATFVGVWDLWSLVMIFVLNASMIMFGYLMEKINQYTEKIDWSPYLLGCIAGFTPWIVIAAYFVAALSSSETQPPDFVYLALLLYFVMFNTFSINMLLQYKGVGKWKDYLYGERVYIILSLVAKTILAWLVFIGVFSPF, encoded by the coding sequence ATGGATAATGTTGAAAGACTTAAAATGATTGAAAAGTCCCCTATAAGTTTTGAGGGACTCCGTAAACTGAACATTGCAGCCGGGACCCTGCACCTCCTGCAGGGCCTCCTGATGGTTGCACTGGGATACCTTCTGACCTGGGACAGGGACATATACACGTTCTACCTGAAGTTCAAGGTGATATCACTGAATCCACCGTCATTCCAGGTGCTCCCGAACCCTGAGGTGGCCTTCACGGTTAGCTACCTTGGTGTGATACTCGCATCGTTCCTGCTTATCTCTGCGGTAGCACACTTCACCATAGCCTTCCTGAGGAATGAGAGTTACGTTGAAAACCTCAGGAGGGGGATGAACCCCTACCGCTGGTACGAGTATGCATTCTCCAGTTCAATAATGATCGTCATACTGGCCACCTTTGTGGGTGTTTGGGACCTCTGGTCACTTGTGATGATCTTTGTGCTGAACGCCTCAATGATAATGTTCGGTTACCTCATGGAGAAGATCAACCAGTACACCGAGAAGATCGACTGGTCACCCTACCTCCTCGGCTGTATTGCTGGTTTCACACCCTGGATAGTCATTGCGGCATACTTTGTGGCGGCCCTTAGTTCATCAGAGACCCAGCCACCTGACTTCGTGTACCTCGCACTACTCCTCTACTTCGTGATGTTCAACACCTTCTCCATCAACATGCTGCTCCAGTATAAGGGTGTCGGTAAGTGGAAGGACTACCTCTATGGTGAGCGGGTGTACATCATACTGAGCCTCGTTGCCAAGACCATACTGGCCTGGCTGGTATTCATAGGGGTCTTCTCACCATTTTAA